In one Umezawaea sp. Da 62-37 genomic region, the following are encoded:
- a CDS encoding response regulator transcription factor, with protein MTITVLLVDDHEIVRRGLQQLLAVEADITVVGEADTAAAAIALAPVLKPDVVIIDVRLPDGNGVTVCREIRSTAQPPPACLMLTSYSDDEALFGAIMAGAAGYMLKQVSGNDLVAAVRTLAGGGSLLHAGVTATVLQRLRSGPEEDPRYATLSPQERRILDLIAEGLTNRQIAHRLYLAEKTVKNYVSSLLHKLGFDRRTEAGVYAARRRDSGSAPAI; from the coding sequence ATGACGATCACCGTGCTGCTGGTGGACGATCACGAGATCGTCCGCCGCGGCCTCCAGCAGCTCCTCGCCGTGGAGGCCGACATCACCGTCGTCGGCGAGGCGGACACCGCCGCGGCCGCGATCGCGCTCGCGCCGGTGCTGAAACCGGACGTCGTGATCATCGACGTGCGGCTGCCGGACGGCAACGGGGTGACGGTGTGCCGCGAGATCCGCTCGACGGCGCAGCCGCCGCCCGCGTGCCTGATGCTCACGTCGTACTCCGACGACGAGGCCCTGTTCGGCGCGATCATGGCGGGCGCGGCGGGGTACATGCTCAAGCAGGTGTCCGGAAACGACCTGGTCGCCGCCGTGCGCACGCTGGCGGGCGGCGGGTCGCTGCTGCACGCGGGCGTGACCGCGACCGTGCTGCAACGGCTGCGCAGCGGGCCCGAGGAGGATCCGCGCTACGCGACGCTGAGCCCGCAGGAGCGGCGGATCCTGGACCTGATCGCCGAAGGGCTGACGAACCGGCAGATCGCGCACCGGCTGTACCTGGCCGAGAAGACGGTGAAGAACTACGTGTCGTCGCTGCTGCACAAGCTGGGCTTCGACCGCCGGACCGAGGCGGGCGTGTACGCGGCACGAAGGCGTGACAGCGGGTCGGCACCGGCGATCTAG
- a CDS encoding pyridoxamine 5'-phosphate oxidase family protein yields MDSAHVDSAGFEVLSRQTCLDLLASVAIGRLVFTDHALPAIQPVAFTLHDEALVIRLPQGSPALAAGDAIVAFEIDNVAHDMREGWTVTVIGHAQEVHDPNRLKNLANLHLPSHGVAGTADRYLVITVELVNGTRIPHPRHA; encoded by the coding sequence GTGGACTCCGCACACGTGGATTCCGCCGGCTTCGAAGTGCTCTCCCGCCAAACCTGCCTGGACCTCCTCGCCTCCGTCGCCATCGGCAGACTCGTCTTCACCGACCACGCCTTGCCGGCCATCCAACCGGTCGCCTTCACCCTCCACGACGAAGCCCTGGTAATCCGCCTCCCCCAAGGCAGCCCCGCCCTCGCAGCGGGCGACGCCATCGTCGCCTTCGAAATCGACAACGTCGCCCACGACATGCGCGAGGGCTGGACAGTCACCGTCATAGGCCACGCCCAAGAAGTCCACGACCCCAACCGCCTGAAGAACCTGGCCAACCTCCACCTGCCCTCACACGGCGTCGCCGGCACCGCAGACCGCTACCTCGTCATCACCGTCGAACTGGTCAACGGCACCCGCATCCCCCACCCCCGCCACGCCTGA
- a CDS encoding amidohydrolase family protein, protein MDSDHPNLSRRGLLRGAAVLGGVAFVGVPDVTSTDARAAGAAGGRDFTAREGTGIAPALSPDGKLVAIDLYTAIWVLPSGGGRARRLTDEEQDATRPHFSPDSRTVVFQSYRDGNYHLWTVGVDGRGLRQLTTGLNDHREPRFSPDGARLVFTSDVGGSYNLWLLDLTTGRKTQLTSTDSDEGEPNWSPDGAGVVCTVDGTAIDLVDLAGGRRRLVEPVADTRLLGPGFAADGRLAHTTLRGAKTGLVVDGRVVSDDEDLFGFPVEWVSVTTVLYTADGGLRTRDLAAGTKASVPFDATVRYRPHENRRAKRDVSSRAEHAVKGIAGPVLSPDAKTVAFRALNALWLLPVGGRPRRIVDDGFFNSDPDWHPDGTALVYASDRGGTAALWRHDVATGARTRLTTLPGAQITPRWAPDGNRIAYQDADGATWVYDVAAATARQVLPALFQPGRPTWSPDGNTLALAAVKPFSKRFREGTSQVLLVGLDDGSVRYTEPMPYRSLSTRGDDGPVWSPDGKWIAFVVESVLRVVPVDARGTFTGEPRQLTREASDAPSWSGDSKTLLHLNNGKLKLVGLDGGRARTVDLPLTWTRSRPRGRTVIRAGALWDGRSGSLRRDADVVVEGDRIVAVHDRREWAGTTVVDASGLTLMPGLIDAHNHWHLRGRQWGARQGRLWLSYGVTTTRSPGDPAYQMLETREALDSGALLGPRYFATGEAVDGGRVYYNFMRPTTSAAQLALELSRAVALDYDMVKTYVRLPVAAQREVVEMAHRKGMPLSSHYLYPAVAVGMDGMEHTGATNRLGYSHTTSRLGRTYGETTGLFAASGMSVTPTLFNSAILYRDDRSLFDDPRTRALLPPWEYAKLAAKVAEAARETPANELVAAALAGNVAMVLAIHRGGGFVISGTDSPLDDVALSLHQNLRAMVRHGFTPLEALTTATRNPARWLGLADRLGTVEPGRLADLIAVRGDPLTDIRAAAAVRIVVANGVVHRVDDLTGPFGTAASGGGAGAGAVRSATTGIAYPSANPDLFWWHGESESDVHYCH, encoded by the coding sequence ATGGATTCCGATCACCCGAACCTGAGCCGCCGCGGCCTGCTCCGCGGAGCGGCCGTGCTCGGCGGTGTCGCCTTCGTCGGCGTGCCGGACGTCACGTCGACCGACGCGCGCGCCGCCGGGGCGGCGGGCGGCCGCGACTTCACCGCCCGCGAGGGCACCGGCATCGCGCCCGCGCTCTCGCCGGACGGCAAGCTGGTCGCGATCGACCTCTACACCGCGATCTGGGTGCTGCCCTCGGGCGGCGGCCGGGCCCGCAGGCTCACCGACGAGGAGCAGGACGCCACCCGGCCGCACTTCTCGCCGGACTCGAGGACCGTGGTGTTCCAGTCCTACCGGGACGGGAACTACCACCTGTGGACCGTCGGCGTGGACGGCCGTGGCCTGCGCCAGTTGACCACCGGTCTCAACGACCACCGCGAGCCCAGGTTCTCGCCGGACGGCGCCAGGCTCGTGTTCACCAGCGACGTCGGCGGCAGCTACAACCTGTGGCTGCTCGATCTGACCACCGGTCGGAAGACCCAGCTGACCAGCACCGACTCCGACGAGGGTGAGCCGAACTGGTCGCCGGACGGGGCGGGCGTCGTGTGCACGGTCGACGGCACCGCGATCGACCTCGTCGACCTCGCGGGCGGCAGGCGGCGGCTCGTCGAGCCGGTCGCCGACACCCGGCTGCTGGGGCCGGGGTTCGCGGCCGACGGGCGGCTGGCCCACACCACGCTGCGCGGCGCGAAGACCGGGCTGGTGGTCGACGGGCGGGTCGTGAGCGACGACGAGGACCTGTTCGGCTTCCCGGTCGAGTGGGTGTCCGTGACCACCGTCCTCTACACCGCCGACGGCGGCCTGCGCACCCGTGACCTGGCCGCGGGCACGAAGGCGTCGGTGCCGTTCGACGCGACCGTGCGGTACCGGCCGCACGAGAACCGTCGCGCGAAGCGGGACGTGTCCTCGCGCGCGGAGCACGCCGTGAAGGGGATCGCGGGCCCGGTGCTGTCGCCGGACGCGAAGACCGTGGCGTTCCGCGCGCTCAACGCCCTGTGGCTGCTGCCGGTCGGCGGCAGGCCGCGCCGGATCGTGGACGACGGGTTCTTCAACTCCGACCCCGACTGGCACCCCGACGGCACCGCGCTGGTGTACGCGAGCGACCGCGGCGGCACGGCCGCGCTGTGGCGCCACGACGTGGCCACCGGCGCGCGGACGCGGCTGACCACGTTGCCCGGCGCGCAGATCACGCCCCGCTGGGCGCCGGACGGCAACCGGATCGCCTACCAGGACGCCGACGGCGCGACCTGGGTGTACGACGTCGCCGCCGCCACGGCCAGGCAGGTGCTGCCCGCGCTGTTCCAGCCCGGCCGCCCGACCTGGTCGCCGGACGGGAACACGCTCGCGCTCGCCGCCGTGAAGCCGTTCTCGAAGCGGTTCCGCGAAGGCACCAGCCAGGTCCTGCTGGTCGGCCTCGACGACGGGAGCGTCCGCTACACCGAGCCCATGCCGTACCGGTCGCTGTCGACCAGGGGCGACGACGGCCCGGTGTGGTCGCCGGACGGCAAGTGGATCGCGTTCGTGGTGGAGAGCGTCCTGCGGGTCGTGCCGGTCGACGCGCGCGGCACGTTCACCGGCGAGCCCCGGCAGCTGACCCGCGAGGCCAGCGACGCGCCGTCGTGGAGCGGCGACTCGAAAACCCTGCTGCACCTGAACAACGGCAAGCTGAAGCTGGTCGGCCTCGACGGCGGCCGGGCGCGGACCGTCGACCTCCCGCTGACCTGGACCCGCTCCCGCCCGCGCGGCCGCACCGTCATCCGGGCGGGCGCGCTGTGGGACGGCAGGAGCGGTTCGTTGCGCCGCGACGCCGACGTCGTGGTCGAGGGCGACCGGATCGTCGCCGTGCACGACCGCCGCGAGTGGGCCGGGACGACCGTCGTGGACGCCTCCGGGCTGACCCTGATGCCCGGTCTGATCGACGCCCACAACCACTGGCACCTGCGCGGGCGGCAGTGGGGCGCGAGGCAGGGCAGGCTGTGGCTGTCCTACGGCGTCACGACCACGCGCTCACCCGGCGACCCGGCGTACCAGATGCTGGAGACCAGGGAGGCGCTCGACTCCGGCGCGCTGCTCGGGCCGCGCTACTTCGCCACCGGCGAGGCCGTCGACGGCGGCCGGGTCTACTACAACTTCATGCGCCCCACCACGAGCGCGGCGCAGCTGGCGCTGGAGCTGTCCAGGGCCGTCGCGCTGGACTACGACATGGTCAAGACCTACGTCCGCCTGCCCGTCGCCGCGCAGCGCGAGGTCGTGGAAATGGCGCACCGCAAGGGGATGCCGCTCAGCTCGCACTACCTGTACCCGGCGGTCGCCGTCGGCATGGACGGCATGGAGCACACCGGCGCCACCAACCGGCTCGGCTACTCGCACACCACCAGCAGGCTGGGCCGCACCTACGGGGAGACGACGGGCCTGTTCGCCGCGTCCGGCATGTCCGTCACCCCGACCCTGTTCAACTCGGCCATCCTCTACCGCGACGACCGGTCGCTGTTCGACGACCCGCGGACCAGGGCGCTGCTGCCGCCGTGGGAGTACGCGAAGCTGGCGGCCAAGGTCGCCGAGGCGGCCAGGGAGACACCGGCCAACGAACTGGTCGCCGCCGCCCTGGCGGGCAACGTCGCCATGGTGCTCGCCATCCACCGCGGCGGCGGCTTCGTCATCTCCGGCACCGACTCGCCGCTCGACGACGTGGCGCTGAGCCTGCACCAGAACCTGCGGGCCATGGTCCGCCACGGCTTCACCCCCCTGGAGGCCCTCACCACCGCCACCCGCAACCCCGCCCGCTGGCTCGGCCTCGCCGACCGGCTCGGCACCGTCGAACCCGGCAGGCTGGCCGACCTCATCGCCGTGCGGGGCGATCCGCTCACCGACATCAGGGCCGCCGCCGCCGTCCGGATCGTCGTGGCGAACGGCGTGGTGCACCGGGTGGACGACCTCACGGGCCCGTTCGGCACGGCGGCTTCGGGTGGGGGAGCGGGTGCTGGTGCGGTCAGGTCGGCCACGACCGGGATCGCGTACCCGAGCGCGAACCCCGACCTGTTCTGGTGGCACGGCGAGTCCGAGTCGGACGTGCACTACTGCCACTAG
- a CDS encoding GAF domain-containing protein — protein MVSSGGSNAHALQLDSLLRQLTERTAQSLVPQDQLHQLLTTLLSLPSDLSLPDVLRRVIESSCALVNANHGTLTVTSPNHRLLEHTHDTQDPQDTSLHIPIHAHGSLFATLHLTGESDFTPTDTDLVTVVAAAAGIAIENAGLYEQTRRREVWHRASNEVTSALLTGISGREALNQVAEQARGAADGIVAALVLPDNQGELVLEVVDGALGRHAHGYTVPTTAIVWEVFSTGEAKVVDNVEQDGPWPPDVDPRLVEDFARVGPLVLVPMAAGDRVLGVLMVARPCGHHPFDAADVELVESFASQAALVLEFTRVQEDSRRLAILEDRDRIARDLHDLVIQRLFGLGLGLQGLNGTVDQPAVAARLGGFIEEVDHTIREIRRTIFSLHEPPSGGISLRGQLLRAVRESARLLGFEPKVALDGPLDSVVPDQVRPDLLATLREALANAARHAGATSVSVSVAVDRAATRVELVVRDNGKGLPDQQVRHSGGLVNISARADRWSGRCEIESEPGRGVSVVWSVPLVQQYDFGQEAP, from the coding sequence GTGGTCAGTTCGGGCGGTTCGAACGCGCACGCGCTGCAACTGGACAGCCTCCTGCGCCAACTGACCGAGCGCACGGCCCAGTCCCTTGTCCCGCAGGACCAACTCCACCAGCTCCTCACCACCCTGCTCTCCCTCCCCAGCGACCTCTCCCTCCCGGACGTCCTCCGCCGAGTGATCGAGTCCTCCTGCGCCCTGGTCAACGCCAACCACGGCACCCTGACGGTCACCAGCCCCAACCACCGCCTCCTCGAACACACCCACGACACCCAAGACCCCCAAGACACCTCCCTGCACATCCCCATCCACGCCCACGGCTCCCTCTTCGCCACCCTCCACCTCACCGGCGAATCCGACTTCACCCCGACCGACACCGACCTCGTCACCGTCGTCGCCGCGGCCGCCGGCATCGCCATCGAGAACGCCGGCCTCTACGAGCAGACCCGCAGGCGCGAGGTCTGGCACCGGGCGTCGAACGAGGTCACCAGCGCCCTCCTCACCGGCATCTCCGGCCGCGAGGCCCTGAACCAGGTCGCCGAGCAGGCCCGTGGCGCCGCCGACGGGATCGTGGCCGCCCTCGTGCTCCCGGACAACCAGGGCGAGCTGGTGCTGGAGGTCGTGGACGGGGCCCTCGGCAGGCACGCGCACGGCTACACGGTGCCGACCACCGCCATCGTGTGGGAGGTCTTCTCCACGGGCGAGGCCAAGGTGGTCGACAACGTGGAGCAGGACGGTCCGTGGCCGCCGGACGTCGATCCGCGGCTGGTCGAGGACTTCGCCAGGGTCGGCCCGCTGGTGCTGGTGCCGATGGCCGCGGGCGACCGGGTCCTCGGGGTGCTGATGGTGGCCCGGCCGTGCGGCCACCACCCGTTCGACGCCGCCGACGTGGAGCTGGTCGAGTCGTTCGCCTCGCAGGCCGCGCTGGTGCTGGAGTTCACCCGCGTGCAGGAGGACAGCAGGCGGCTGGCGATCCTGGAGGACCGCGACCGCATCGCGCGCGACCTGCACGACCTCGTCATCCAACGGCTCTTCGGACTGGGGCTGGGGTTGCAGGGCCTCAACGGCACGGTCGACCAGCCCGCGGTCGCGGCCAGGCTCGGCGGGTTCATCGAGGAGGTGGACCACACGATCCGCGAGATCCGGCGCACCATCTTTTCCCTGCACGAGCCGCCCAGCGGCGGCATCAGCCTGCGCGGGCAGCTGCTGCGCGCGGTGCGGGAGTCCGCGCGGCTGCTGGGTTTCGAGCCGAAGGTCGCGCTCGACGGGCCGCTCGACTCGGTCGTGCCGGACCAGGTGCGGCCCGACCTGCTGGCGACCCTGCGGGAAGCGCTGGCCAACGCCGCCCGGCACGCGGGCGCGACGTCCGTGTCGGTGTCCGTCGCCGTGGACCGAGCCGCCACCAGGGTGGAACTCGTGGTGCGCGACAACGGGAAGGGCCTGCCCGACCAGCAGGTCCGGCACAGCGGTGGGCTGGTCAACATATCCGCGCGCGCCGACCGGTGGTCCGGCCGGTGCGAGATCGAGTCCGAACCCGGCCGCGGCGTGTCCGTCGTGTGGTCGGTGCCCTTGGTGCAGCAGTACGACTTCGGCCAGGAGGCCCCATGA
- the ccrA gene encoding crotonyl-CoA carboxylase/reductase, with protein MQKILDAILADELDAIDSIPVPETYRGITVHEDETGMFEGLATKDKDPRKSLHLDDVPTPELGPGEALVAVMASAINYNTVWTSIFEPMSTFGFLKRYGRSSPLALKHDLPYHVVGSDLAGVVLRTGPGVNAWKPGDRVVAHCLDVQLEHADGHNDTMLDPEQRIWGFETNFGGLAELALVKSNQLMPMPDHLTWEEAASPGLVNSTAYRQLVSGNGANMKQGDTVLIWGASGGLGSYATQFALNGGATPICVVSSPEKAELVRSMGAELIIDRSAEGYRFWKDEHEQDPKEWKRFGARIRELTGGDDPDIVFEHPGRETFGASVFVTKRGGTIVTCASTSGFMHQYDNRYLWMNLKRIVGSHFANYREAWEANRLVAKGKIHPTVSKVYSLGETGQAAHDVHRNAHQGKVGVLCLAPQEGLGVRDHELRATHLPHINRFRGV; from the coding sequence GTGCAGAAGATCCTCGACGCGATCCTGGCCGACGAGCTCGACGCCATCGACTCCATCCCCGTCCCCGAGACCTACCGCGGCATCACGGTGCACGAGGACGAGACCGGGATGTTCGAGGGCCTCGCCACAAAGGACAAGGACCCGCGCAAGTCGCTGCACCTCGACGACGTGCCGACCCCGGAACTCGGTCCCGGCGAGGCGCTGGTGGCCGTGATGGCGAGCGCGATCAACTACAACACCGTGTGGACGTCGATCTTCGAGCCGATGTCGACCTTCGGGTTCCTCAAGCGGTACGGCAGGTCATCGCCACTGGCGCTCAAGCACGACCTGCCCTACCACGTGGTCGGCTCCGACCTTGCGGGCGTCGTGCTGCGCACCGGCCCCGGCGTGAACGCGTGGAAGCCCGGCGACCGGGTGGTCGCGCACTGCCTGGACGTGCAGCTGGAGCACGCCGACGGGCACAACGACACGATGCTCGACCCCGAGCAGCGGATCTGGGGCTTCGAGACGAACTTCGGCGGCCTTGCCGAGCTGGCGCTGGTGAAGTCCAACCAGCTCATGCCGATGCCCGACCACCTCACGTGGGAGGAGGCCGCCTCCCCCGGCCTGGTCAACTCCACCGCGTACCGGCAGCTGGTGTCCGGCAACGGCGCGAACATGAAGCAGGGCGACACCGTGCTGATCTGGGGCGCGTCCGGGGGCCTCGGCTCCTACGCCACGCAGTTCGCCCTCAACGGCGGCGCGACGCCCATCTGCGTCGTGTCCAGCCCGGAGAAGGCGGAGCTGGTCAGGTCGATGGGCGCGGAGCTGATCATCGACCGCAGCGCCGAGGGCTACCGGTTCTGGAAGGACGAGCACGAGCAGGACCCCAAGGAGTGGAAGCGGTTCGGCGCGAGGATCCGCGAGCTGACCGGCGGTGACGACCCGGACATCGTGTTCGAGCACCCCGGCCGCGAGACGTTCGGCGCCAGCGTGTTCGTCACCAAGCGCGGCGGCACGATCGTCACCTGCGCGTCCACGAGCGGGTTCATGCACCAGTACGACAACCGGTACCTGTGGATGAACCTCAAGCGGATCGTCGGATCGCACTTCGCGAACTACCGCGAGGCCTGGGAGGCGAACCGCTTGGTCGCCAAGGGGAAGATTCACCCGACAGTGTCCAAGGTGTACTCGTTGGGGGAAACCGGACAAGCGGCCCACGATGTGCACCGCAACGCGCACCAAGGCAAGGTCGGCGTGCTGTGCCTCGCTCCGCAGGAGGGCCTTGGCGTGCGCGATCATGAACTGCGCGCCACCCATCTGCCGCACATCAACCGGTTCCGCGGGGTGTAG
- the meaB gene encoding methylmalonyl Co-A mutase-associated GTPase MeaB, with translation MTRTVEVSDLVDRARDGQPRAVARLISLVEDASPHLREVAETLAPLTGRARVIGLTGPPGVGKSTSTSVLVSAYRKQGKRVGVLAVDPSSPFSGGALLGDRVRMQDHATDPGVFIRSMATRGHLGGLSWATPQALRVLDAAGFDIVLIETVGVGQSEVEVVSLADTTLVLLAPGMGDGIQAAKAGILEVADVFVVNKADRDGADATARDLKYMISLGRRDREGPSWRPPIVKTVAAKGQGVEDVAEAIDGHHAWMTEHGELERRRAHRAASEIEAIAVARLRSGFGDPRGGAALEQLAKRVVIGELDPYAAADQLIEGLQP, from the coding sequence GTGACGCGGACTGTTGAGGTATCCGACCTGGTCGACCGCGCGCGCGACGGGCAGCCGCGCGCGGTCGCGAGGCTGATCTCGCTCGTCGAGGACGCCAGTCCGCACCTGCGCGAGGTCGCCGAGACGCTGGCCCCGCTGACCGGGCGGGCCCGCGTGATCGGCCTGACCGGCCCGCCGGGTGTCGGCAAGTCGACATCCACGTCGGTGCTCGTGTCCGCGTACCGCAAGCAGGGCAAGCGCGTCGGCGTGCTGGCCGTCGACCCGTCCTCGCCGTTCTCCGGCGGCGCGCTGCTCGGCGACCGGGTCCGCATGCAGGACCACGCCACCGACCCCGGCGTCTTCATCCGCTCCATGGCCACCCGCGGCCACCTCGGCGGCCTGTCCTGGGCCACCCCGCAGGCGCTGCGCGTGCTCGACGCCGCAGGCTTCGACATCGTGCTGATCGAGACCGTCGGCGTCGGCCAGTCCGAGGTCGAGGTGGTGTCGCTCGCCGACACCACCCTCGTGCTGCTCGCCCCCGGCATGGGCGACGGCATCCAGGCCGCGAAGGCGGGCATCCTGGAGGTCGCCGACGTGTTCGTCGTCAACAAGGCCGACCGCGACGGCGCCGACGCCACCGCCCGCGACCTCAAGTACATGATCTCCCTCGGCAGACGCGACCGCGAAGGCCCGTCCTGGCGCCCCCCGATCGTCAAGACCGTCGCGGCCAAAGGCCAAGGCGTCGAAGACGTCGCCGAGGCGATCGACGGACACCACGCCTGGATGACCGAGCACGGTGAACTCGAACGCCGCCGCGCCCACCGCGCGGCCAGCGAGATCGAGGCCATCGCCGTCGCCCGCCTCCGCTCCGGCTTCGGCGATCCACGCGGCGGCGCCGCCCTGGAACAGCTCGCCAAACGGGTCGTCATCGGGGAACTCGATCCCTACGCCGCCGCTGATCAGCTGATCGAAGGCCTCCAACCCTGA
- the mce gene encoding methylmalonyl-CoA epimerase — MQEALRGLVTAIDHVGIAVPDLDAAIAFHCDNFGLEVAHTEVNEDQGVREAMLRAPGDDGTGPAVQLLAPLNEASTIAKFIGRSGPGLQQLAYRVSDVDAAAEALRAKGLRLLYEQARRGTSGSRVNFVHPKDAGGVLIELVEPAAAGGH; from the coding sequence ATGCAGGAAGCACTCCGCGGTCTCGTCACCGCCATCGACCACGTCGGCATCGCCGTACCGGACCTCGACGCCGCGATCGCCTTCCACTGCGACAACTTCGGCCTGGAGGTGGCGCACACCGAGGTGAACGAGGACCAGGGCGTCCGCGAGGCGATGCTGCGCGCGCCCGGCGACGACGGCACCGGCCCGGCCGTGCAGCTGCTCGCGCCGCTGAACGAGGCGTCGACGATCGCCAAGTTCATCGGCCGCTCCGGGCCCGGCCTCCAGCAGCTGGCCTACCGGGTGTCCGATGTGGACGCCGCGGCCGAGGCCCTGCGCGCGAAGGGCCTGCGACTGCTGTACGAGCAGGCCCGCCGCGGGACCTCGGGCAGCCGGGTGAACTTCGTGCACCCCAAGGACGCGGGCGGCGTGCTGATCGAACTCGTCGAGCCCGCGGCCGCGGGTGGGCACTGA
- a CDS encoding acetyl-CoA C-acetyltransferase, whose amino-acid sequence MSGSVIVAGARTPMGRLLGQLKDFTGAQLGGVAIKAALERAGVAPEQVQYVIMGQVLTAGAGQIPARQAAVAAGIPMTVPALTINKVCLSGVDAIALADQLIRAGEFDIVVAGGQESMTQAPHLLQKSRGGFKYGDVTMLDHMANDGLFCAFDQVAMGASTEKYNGRYELTREQQDAFAARSHQRAAAAIENGVFAQEIAPVSIPQRKGEPVLVSTDEGVRPDTTTETLGKLRPAFAADGTITAGSASPISDGAAAVVVMSKAKAEELGLSWIAEIGAHGVVAGPDASLHEQPSNAIKAACAKEGIDPADLDLIEINEAFAAVGIVSARQLGVSEDKVNVNGGAIALGHPIGMSGARIALHLALELQRRGGGVGAAALCGGGGQGDALIVRVPKV is encoded by the coding sequence GTGTCCGGTTCCGTCATCGTCGCCGGTGCCCGTACCCCCATGGGCAGGCTGCTGGGGCAGCTCAAGGACTTCACGGGCGCGCAGCTCGGCGGGGTCGCCATCAAGGCGGCCCTCGAACGGGCGGGCGTCGCCCCGGAGCAGGTGCAGTACGTGATCATGGGCCAGGTGCTGACCGCGGGCGCGGGCCAGATCCCGGCCCGGCAGGCGGCGGTCGCGGCGGGCATCCCGATGACCGTGCCCGCGCTGACGATCAACAAGGTGTGCCTCTCCGGCGTGGACGCGATCGCGCTGGCCGACCAGCTGATCCGCGCGGGCGAGTTCGACATCGTCGTGGCGGGCGGCCAGGAGTCGATGACCCAGGCGCCGCACCTGCTGCAGAAGTCGCGCGGCGGCTTCAAGTACGGCGACGTCACCATGCTCGACCACATGGCAAACGACGGCCTGTTCTGCGCCTTCGACCAGGTCGCCATGGGTGCCTCGACGGAGAAGTACAACGGCCGTTACGAGCTGACCCGCGAGCAGCAGGACGCGTTCGCCGCGCGTTCGCACCAGCGCGCCGCCGCGGCCATCGAGAACGGCGTGTTCGCCCAGGAGATCGCCCCGGTCAGCATCCCGCAGCGCAAGGGCGAGCCGGTCCTGGTCAGCACCGACGAGGGCGTGCGCCCCGACACCACCACCGAGACGCTCGGCAAGCTGCGGCCCGCGTTCGCCGCCGACGGCACCATCACCGCCGGTTCCGCCTCGCCGATCTCCGACGGCGCCGCCGCGGTGGTCGTGATGAGCAAGGCCAAGGCCGAGGAGCTGGGCCTGAGCTGGATCGCCGAGATCGGCGCGCACGGCGTCGTCGCCGGCCCGGACGCGAGCCTGCACGAGCAGCCGTCCAACGCCATCAAGGCCGCCTGCGCCAAGGAGGGCATCGACCCCGCCGACCTCGACCTGATCGAGATCAACGAGGCGTTCGCCGCCGTCGGCATCGTGTCGGCCCGCCAGCTCGGCGTGTCCGAGGACAAGGTCAACGTGAACGGCGGCGCCATCGCGCTCGGGCACCCGATCGGCATGTCCGGCGCCCGCATCGCGCTGCACCTGGCGCTGGAACTCCAGCGCCGCGGCGGCGGTGTCGGCGCAGCGGCGCTGTGCGGTGGTGGCGGTCAGGGCGACGCCCTCATCGTGCGAGTGCCTAAGGTCTGA